One genomic region from Sphingobacterium multivorum encodes:
- the pgi gene encoding glucose-6-phosphate isomerase translates to MFPKINFTKTEAYKNLAQHFGSLSGLSNNSEKNDLRTLFAADPARFEKFSIAFEDILLDYSKNRITEETKTLLVQLAKECGLEEAIAAMFSGERINVTENRPVLHTALRNQSDQPVYVDGKDVMPDVKRVLAHMRTFTEEILSGQWKGYTGKGITDVVNIGIGGSDLGPVMVTEALKAYKRRLNVHFVSNVDGTHIAETLKAVDPETTLFLIASKTFTTQETMANAHTAKDWFLASGALQEDVAKHFAALSTNTEAVRAFGIDTQNMFEFWDWVGGRYSLWSAIGLSISLAIGFDNFEELLKGAYEADVHFKETSFESNIPVILALLGVWYNNFFQAESHAILPYDQYLHRFAAYFQQGDMESNGKYIDRNGQQVDYQTGPIIWGEPGTNGQHAFYQLIHQGTKLIPCDFIAPANSLNPIGNHHQLLLSNFFAQTEALMNGKTEAEVVAEFKKAGKSDQEIEALKAFKVFEGNRPTNSILFKKMTPRTLGRLIALYEHKIFVQGVIWNIYSFDQWGVELGKQLANQILPELSDANPVTSHDSSTNGLINAYKAWRD, encoded by the coding sequence ATGTTCCCAAAAATTAATTTTACAAAGACTGAGGCCTATAAGAATCTAGCACAGCATTTTGGTTCTTTATCAGGTCTATCTAACAATAGCGAAAAAAATGATTTACGCACACTTTTCGCCGCAGATCCCGCACGTTTTGAAAAATTCTCGATCGCTTTCGAAGATATACTTTTGGATTATTCCAAAAATCGGATCACTGAAGAGACCAAAACGCTTTTGGTACAGCTGGCTAAAGAATGTGGTCTTGAAGAAGCGATAGCGGCGATGTTCTCTGGCGAGCGGATCAACGTGACCGAGAATAGACCGGTGTTACATACTGCTTTGAGAAACCAATCCGATCAACCCGTGTATGTGGATGGAAAGGACGTCATGCCTGATGTTAAACGAGTATTGGCACACATGAGAACTTTCACCGAAGAGATTCTATCTGGTCAGTGGAAAGGATATACAGGAAAAGGAATTACCGATGTGGTTAATATCGGTATCGGAGGTTCAGATCTCGGCCCTGTAATGGTAACAGAAGCATTAAAAGCTTATAAGAGACGTTTAAATGTACATTTTGTTTCCAATGTAGACGGTACGCACATTGCTGAAACATTGAAAGCTGTGGATCCTGAAACAACCTTGTTTTTGATTGCTTCAAAAACTTTTACAACACAGGAGACAATGGCCAATGCACATACCGCTAAAGATTGGTTTCTGGCCAGTGGTGCCCTTCAGGAAGATGTCGCTAAGCATTTTGCTGCATTGAGCACCAATACAGAAGCAGTACGTGCCTTTGGAATAGATACCCAAAATATGTTTGAGTTTTGGGACTGGGTGGGCGGACGTTATTCTCTTTGGTCTGCAATAGGTCTTTCAATCAGTTTGGCAATAGGCTTCGATAATTTCGAGGAACTGTTGAAAGGTGCCTATGAAGCGGATGTTCATTTTAAGGAAACATCCTTTGAATCCAATATTCCCGTGATATTGGCTTTGCTCGGTGTATGGTACAATAATTTTTTCCAAGCGGAAAGTCACGCAATTCTTCCTTACGATCAATACCTACACCGTTTTGCCGCTTATTTCCAACAAGGGGATATGGAAAGTAACGGTAAGTATATTGATCGCAATGGTCAACAGGTGGATTATCAGACTGGACCGATTATCTGGGGTGAACCTGGTACGAACGGACAGCACGCCTTCTATCAGTTGATTCACCAGGGAACCAAGTTGATTCCTTGTGATTTCATTGCACCTGCCAATAGTCTTAATCCGATCGGAAACCATCACCAATTGCTGTTGTCCAACTTTTTTGCGCAGACCGAGGCTTTGATGAATGGAAAAACGGAGGCCGAAGTGGTTGCTGAATTTAAGAAAGCCGGAAAGTCGGATCAGGAAATTGAAGCACTGAAAGCCTTTAAAGTTTTTGAAGGTAATCGCCCAACGAATTCCATCCTGTTCAAAAAAATGACGCCACGCACTTTAGGACGACTTATCGCATTGTATGAGCATAAGATTTTTGTCCAGGGTGTGATCTGGAATATTTATAGTTTTGATCAATGGGGTGTCGAGCTCGGTAAACAATTGGCCAATCAAATCCTCCCGGAATTAAGCGACGCCAATCCGGTTACGAGTCATGACTCTTCGACAAATGGATTGATCAATGCGTATAAAGCTTGGCGGGATTAA